DNA from Musa acuminata AAA Group cultivar baxijiao chromosome BXJ1-5, Cavendish_Baxijiao_AAA, whole genome shotgun sequence:
atggtctcactcggtttcatttgaaacaactcataagaatgcaccaaaagattaatttttgactccttcactctactagtgccttcatgagtcactttaagtgtatgccaaatgtcaaaatccatttcacaaatcgatacttgattaaacttatttttatctaatgcacaaaataaggcattcatagcctttgcgtttaacataaaagtcttcttctccaactcattcgaatcgttcattggaagagaagacttttgaaaactattttcgacaacgttccaaagctcaaaatccattgaaattatgaagatcctcattctagtcttccaatatgtgtaatccgtcccattgaacatgggcggatgtgtaattaaatgaccctctaggttgccagcaaatgccatctctcttgggtttaaaaccaaatgagagtgaaccttgctctgatatcaattgttaggatcaagagcggcactaagaggtggggtgaattagtgtagtagaaaactttcgttatttcaaaaacttgtttcgattaaaaccgattccgacaagATGGTTTCAATTTAATTcgtttcggaaagaatttgaacttaaaagctttcgtgaaagtgcaagagaaaactaaggtgatttgcgataatataaattacacaaatgaaaagcatcggtttcgtaaagtattcgtacgattaaagccgatctcggaaggtatttacttgaaagcatatgtaaacatagttaaagcacagtaaggaggagatgcagtttgatataaaagaaagttgctcaaagtaaatgcaaactgagttttagagtggttcgatcaacgtgacctacatccactttcggattcctcttccgacgaggtctctagcgtccactaaaggccttccttcaataggtaaagatcgaatactctttacagtactttttcctttttccGGGTTTagtagatgaacccttacaagtctcactcctctttcttggatggttacaaggctaagagataaaggaggagaactctatcttttacaacactttaaggctcaagaactcaaaaTTATGTCAAtaggtttcatgccctttcatgcagaaaagggtgggatttttataggccccaatggcttcaaaattggagcaaaaaagtgttacatccccggaatccgggatactggcggtaccaccgctattactgggtggtactactgctgcTGATAtgaccctgggcggtaccatcgtcgaaCAAGAgcgataccaccgttggcagcactattggcggcagtaccaccgcccaagaatccaggggcactgctttccaggtggtgccaccgccgaccatgttttcaggtcctggttgggccttgaatccgacccaaactaacccaacttagggcctagttgatcccaaattaagttagtgggattacctcccaatcctaacttaatttacgctttaactacgataattaagacatgattatagtGTATCTTatttcggtgcatcaattgctcttccggtgagcttccggcgaacattcgacgaactcttggcaatgttccggcggactcccggcaagctcctagactttacgacgatattcttggcaagttccgatgagcttctatagcaagctcctggacttctcggttggttcccgcagaacttccgatgaacgttcggacttccatcgaactctcgaactcccaatgagatctcgatcttgactccggcacaacacctgctttatgtcttactgccatcgtagttaatcctgcacacttttatcaatatatagattagatgaaataacttataattaACTTCATTATcagaatatgagattcaacaaactaaAGAAAGTTCTATACCACAATTACTTTAGTCGATCTAGGCCAATTACTAGTTGCTTCTACCTTAGTTGGATCTATTGATATCCCTTCCTTAGATATATTATGTCCAATCAAAACTGatctttttttaaattatatatataattgttcatTTTTTAAAATACTTAAATTTGTTATTAAATATTTTGCATATTTTTCTCTATGAGTATATGAAAATGTCATCAATAAAAACTATAACAAAACTATATTGATACTATTTAAATCATTGTTCATTATTCATTAAGTCTATAAAAATTACTGTTGTATTAGTTTATTACTTAAAATTCAATATACCAATATCTAGTGCTAACGTAATCTTAGGAATGTCGTTATTCTTGATTTTTAATTAATGATATCCTAATCATAAATTAATTTAGAGAATTCTTAATACACCTTATAATTTATCAAACAAGTCATCGTCTCTAAAGAATAGATATTTGTTCTTAGTAGTAACTTTATTCAATTCTCTTTaatctatatataattatattatcttCTCTTTAATCtatctatatataattatattatctcTTTTTTAATATGATTGGTGATATGATGATTAAAAGCTCGGACGAATGAACTTTATCTctagtaattatttttttatttttttaattttattaggaTATTCTATAAGATGTTTTAGAgtgtaaaatattaaatttatgacAAACTTAATTTCTTTATCAGCTTTCAGTCTAAAAAGAAATTTGCATGATTGATATAGAATGACACAGGATTTTTCTCGTAACGAGTCTCGCTTTATCAGCTACCTGTTAATACGCTTACCTTTAGATTTTATGTTCTTAATTCATTTAGATGCGGCTGATGTGACAGATTTACTTGTCGTAGCTTTAGGTGTGGACAATTCACAATATGGACAAGTTTCATGCCCATAAATTATACTCTGTACGACCCAAGATTAACTGGGGCAATAAATAGGTGACAGAAACCTCGACCTGAGCACAAAAGCCAAGGAGTTAAACTTAGACAAAGATAAAGAAGGTGCTTAATTAACAGGGACTCCATGGAATTGGTAAAAGATGAAAAGATGAAAGAAATATACTGATTTTATTAGTTGATATTATTACATCGGTACTGCACTTGAGAATAGATGTAAAATCAAAGGTTATATTGGTTCATATTATAAGATCAGTATTCTACTTGAGAATAGAAGCAAAATGAAAGACTGGAGTATAAGCCGGCTATTGGTACTCAAAAAATTACTGAAAAAATTGGAGCACGAAGCCTTTATTTTCATACAAAGACTATACTGTCCTACCTTCTCTGCTGTGTATCAGTGAATGCAGATGCAATAAACCAGCGTACCTTATAAACTTCAAGAATAACATCAACTGTGTTAAAATTCAATTCCATATGTGTTAAATGCAAGATATGATACCATGTAAAAGCTAAATAAAGTGCTAGAAAACATGTTTAGAACCCATGTCATATACCTTCCACAACCAAGCTATAGTTTCGAAAAGTGTAATGAGGTATCCATTGAGAGACTTGAGAGGAACGTAGAAAATGACAGCTCTTGATGATACAAGGTGATCAATTTTCTGTCAACAGAAAATATGCAAAAAGAACTTGCATATACAGTCATCAAAGTGTGATTTACACAAATTATCAAGGATGATCACTAGTGAAATCGCATGTCCTATACAAAGAATATGAAGAAAGAAGCTAAAAGAGCACAGAGCTCAACGCTAAGAGCGTACAGAGCTACAGTTTCGAAAGTAGGAACGAGGGAGACTAGAGAGGAACGCAAAAACTGACAGCTCTTGATGATCCAAGGTGATCAATTTTCTGTCAACAGCATAAAATATGCAGAAAAAAATTGCATAGACGGCCATCGTGTTTTACACAAATTATCAAGGATGACCAGTAGAAACATTGCCTGTAATATACAAAGAATATGAAGAAAGAAGCTAAAAGAGTTCAGAGCTCAACCCTAAATATCCCATTACAAATTATCAAGGATGACCAGCAGAGAAATTGCCTGTACTATACAATGAATAGGAAGAAAGATGCTTAAAGAAGACACAGAGCTTGAACGATCGACTGATAGAACGTCTAATGAACTAAGACATGTGCCTTAATTTAAGTAAACACACATCTATTTACCCCTCTATTTACCTCGAACTAAGTAAACACACATCTCAAATATCACACAATACAGCTATAACCTTAATTTAATCAGGAAAGATTAAACAACGGAAGACGTACACGTTACCAAGCAAGAAAAGTCATGATTGACAAAATTATCCAATAATTTTGTGGCATCGACCTTAGCCGGCAATGTGAGTGGAAGGGAAGAGAAGGAGCGGCTACAGATTACCGCCGCTCTGCTGCCAGAGGTTGATGATATCAGTGGCCTGGTTGAGGAGGATGATCATTCGCTTCTGCGAAATCCAGGGCTTTTCCTCGATCTTGGACTTGAGCTCCTCCCACGCATCCTTCCGCGGCCAGAAGTAGTAGGGGCTGAGCGGCACGGTGCCATGGCCCGGGATCACCTGGTCCAGCGCCAGCCCGATGTTCTTCTCCATCCATATGAACCGAAGCACCAGCCTCGGCTTCTCCGGCGGTTTCACCACCGCCCCTGACTTCAGCCGGTCACAAACCACAACCAAATCCCATCACAAACCATGGAAGATATGGAAATAGGCGGAAAAAGAGGGTTCTGAAGCCCAACCAATTGTTTTGCTTCGGCTTCTTCCTTGTCTTCGACTTGGTCAACACCGGACAGAGTGTCGAGGGCCTCGGCAGCCGCCACGGAAACCGGTGGCGTGAATCTCCTGAAATGGGCCTTGGTGTTGGTTCTTGATCGAACGAAAGATGAGATGGTGGGCGTGgtggccaaagatgaagggaagaAAGGTCTGGGGGATGGGAGGCGAGCATTGTGAGCAGTTGGAAGAATGGCTTGGGCGGTGAGAGGGCTCACACACTGCATCTTTCCCGCTGCTGCGCTCCTCTCTGCTTCTTTGCTCGATGGGGGTGAGGAGAGCTCCCAACTCGGACCACGCTCTTCTATCCGTCGCTTTGGATAAGGAGGCCATCGAACGGGGCAATCCGAGGGATGCTCGTGCACCGAGCCGGCCCGATACTTTTTGGACCGGAGCGGCCCAATATTCTTTTGACTAGACCGGCCCGATTTCATGTTTGGCCGCGCTGAACCAACGGCGAAGTAAAGGGCcggcttccttttttttttttttaatgaaaatgagaATTCTTGATTTTAAAAATTCTATGAAATTTCACAAAAGAAATATAGTGCTTAAGTTAATGCACATAGTATAACATCTAGCATGTGAACCGAAACAcaaataacatatatattttaTCATCACCAAAAGAGATATTTTATAATATCGATTTTAAAGTTGAACTATATGCTTTCAAAAATATTATGCTCAAAGTTATTTCAAATGCAACTTCAAGTATATATAAGTATTAATATCTATTTCAAATACGATTTATAGCTAAAATGTATGATCTTTCCATATAATAAGCTTGAGTGAACTAGCGGACTTGGGTATGAAGTTAAGTCATGATAACAAACATGCACATGGTAATTAGAAGAAACTTTTATATTACAATAAGCCTGAAGTGATTCTCAATACTTTCATGGGTTTGATCATGCATAAGTAAGTTTGAGTTTTAAACCTCCTTGACGTAGATGATGATAAGGTGCTTTTATATGAGTAGTATAATGAATAACTAAGTAGAAATGAAAATTAACAAGATTGAATGAGTGATGAATTTAGACTCAAACATATTAGAATACATAAGTGAGATTGAATGATGAATTTAGACTCAAACATATCATCTTTGTTAATCCAAATTAGGCTCTAATTAAGTTACAATAATTGTAAGATTATGTTACTTAAAAAAGATGGGGGATGAGACTTGAGATGAGGCCTAATAGGATTGAACTCATGACTTCTTAACTACCTCGTAAGCAGCTCACATAACACTTTCACTCTATTTTGGCCTCATCCTCCTCCAAGGCCTGGTAAGCCATAAAATCCTTCTCTCCTTCTTTAGTAACTCTATTAGTTCTTCACCTTATCTTTAATGAGGCTAAAGACCCTAGTTTTAAGGAAGAAGTATTAGGATTCTAGaggcactaaggagggggggggggggtgaggggAGGGGGTAAATCAGTACTTTCAAAAATTTTAGTTTAAACATTTCAATCGATAAATCCGTATCGAAAATGTGATTAACAAAAAGTGTAAGTAACGATTGCTTAGTATGTAAATCATTATGTAATACTAAATCAAAGCAAAAGAAGAAATACAAacaaatttataatggttcggtcatcacgacctacgtccactcccgatttctcttccttCAAGGCCATCGGTTTTTATACCGATTTTCTTTTAATGGGTGAAGGTCAAACCActcttgttacaactctttccccttttcacaggtttaggagagaaccctttatATCCCTCTTTTACAAAAGACCCCTCACCTCCCTTAGAATATATTCTAGAtttaaggaggaagagacttaacATTTTTCAAGAGTTTACACTATTTTAAGATCATAAGTTTTTCATACTCTTACAAGCAAGCATGaaaagggatatttatagacccaaaatggcTTTAGAAATTGATCCAAAAATTTAAATACCTAGATTTTCGGGATACTAGCGGCACCACCGCTTGCATTGAGTGACACGACCACTTGCCACCCAAagcattggtggtaccaccacctgccaaGCTAGTACCATTGTCTAAAatagcttgggagactatgttttggTAGTACATATTGAatcctgaattttgatgatgaaatcaattgataagtttatgatctaatgtatTATATGAGAAAAGTGATGTAGAACTAACTTCGATTATGAAAAGATAAAGCAATTAAAGCAAATGAATCAAAAGTTGGGTTGGAGTTAGAGATCGAGCATCGGGCTGGAAGAATCAGACGTTGTGCCAAGATCGgacgttgcgggagtcaacatgccgatggattaGGTGATACACCAATGGTTTGGACGATGCGCCAGAAGTTCGCTAGGAGCTCGGATGAACAAATAACAAGCCAGACAACttagatttattattttataattttttaagtcTTAAATCGTAGTTAGGGcttaatttgagttaggattgggtgcaaccctactaactcaattagaggccaactaggctCGAATTATGGATGAATTGAGCCTATTGTTTGACCCATTCAGTGACTTAGAGCCATCTCAAGCGATTGCACTGCTGTTAGGACCAAAATCAGCACTAGGGGGCGTgttaggaaatctaggggcgacatcacatgcgta
Protein-coding regions in this window:
- the LOC135675067 gene encoding small ribosomal subunit protein cS23z-like, with translation MKSGRSSQKNIGPLRSKKYRAGSVHEHPSDCPVRWPPYPKRRIEERGPSWELSSPPSSKEAERSAAAGKMQCVSPLTAQAILPTAHNARLPSPRPFFPSSLATTPTISSFVRSRTNTKAHFRRFTPPVSVAAAEALDTLSGVDQVEDKEEAEAKQLSGAVVKPPEKPRLVLRFIWMEKNIGLALDQVIPGHGTVPLSPYYFWPRKDAWEELKSKIEEKPWISQKRMIILLNQATDIINLWQQSGGNL